One region of Sulfurisphaera ohwakuensis genomic DNA includes:
- a CDS encoding 30S ribosomal protein S8 codes for MVNLNPLANALTTIYNNEMRRNKQAIIMPASKLIINVLRAMQKEGYIGEFEFIDDGRSGKIVVQLLGRINKCGPIAPRYPLKYKDLLTLPDYVRRYLPSKEIGVLIISTNKGVMTHKDAIRERIGGVALGYVY; via the coding sequence ATGGTTAATCTAAATCCTTTAGCAAATGCATTAACAACAATCTACAATAATGAGATGAGAAGAAATAAGCAAGCTATAATTATGCCTGCTTCAAAACTTATTATTAATGTATTAAGAGCAATGCAAAAAGAGGGATATATAGGGGAATTTGAGTTTATAGATGATGGTAGATCGGGAAAAATAGTTGTACAACTTTTGGGCAGAATAAACAAATGCGGGCCAATAGCACCACGATATCCTCTTAAATATAAAGATTTGCTAACTTTGCCAGACTATGTAAGACGATACTTACCATCAAAGGAAATTGGTGTTCTAATAATTTCTACAAATAAAGGTGTCATGACTCATAAAGATGCCATTAGAGAAAGAATTGGTGGAGTGGCTTTAGGTTATGTTTATTGA
- a CDS encoding adenylate kinase: MKIGIVTGIPGVGKTTVLSKVKEILEEKKINNKIVNYGDYMLMTAMKLGYVNNRDEMRKLPVEKQKQLQIEAARGIANEAKEGGDGLLFIDTHAVIRTPSGYLPGLPKYVIEEINPRVIFLLEADPKVILDRQRRDTSRSRSDYSDERIISETINFARYAAMASAVLVGATVKIVINVEGDPSIAANDIINSML, translated from the coding sequence ATGAAAATTGGAATTGTAACTGGAATACCTGGTGTGGGAAAAACTACTGTTCTGTCTAAAGTAAAAGAAATACTAGAAGAAAAAAAGATAAATAATAAGATTGTTAACTATGGAGATTATATGTTAATGACCGCAATGAAATTAGGATATGTAAATAACAGAGATGAAATGAGAAAACTTCCAGTAGAGAAACAAAAACAACTTCAAATTGAGGCAGCGAGAGGAATAGCGAATGAGGCTAAAGAAGGTGGCGATGGTTTACTCTTTATTGACACACACGCAGTTATAAGGACTCCATCGGGTTATTTACCCGGATTACCTAAGTATGTAATAGAAGAAATTAATCCAAGAGTTATATTCTTATTGGAAGCTGATCCAAAAGTCATTCTAGATAGGCAAAGGAGAGATACTTCAAGAAGTAGAAGTGATTATAGCGATGAGAGAATAATTTCTGAGACAATTAATTTCGCCAGATATGCAGCTATGGCATCTGCGGTATTAGTGGGTGCTACAGTAAAAATCGTAATAAACGTAGAAGGAGATCCTTCTATTGCAGCAAACGACATAATTAACTCCATGCTGTGA
- a CDS encoding ribonuclease P protein subunit — MIDLIGSKIKVLGHSDPSLIGREGIILFETKKTFLIQTQNKIIRVLKSNGIFEIYSENRKVVLPGPKLVGRIEKRWL, encoded by the coding sequence ATGATTGATTTAATAGGTAGTAAAATTAAAGTTTTAGGTCATTCTGATCCTTCTTTAATAGGTAGAGAAGGGATTATTTTATTTGAAACTAAAAAAACTTTTTTAATTCAGACACAAAATAAAATAATTCGTGTATTAAAAAGTAATGGAATTTTTGAAATATATTCTGAAAATAGGAAAGTTGTTTTACCTGGTCCTAAACTTGTTGGTAGAATAGAAAAAAGGTGGTTATAA
- a CDS encoding 30S ribosomal protein S4e, with protein sequence MAHITRFEAPWFLNLSKKEYKWTIRANPGPHKLSESIPLALLLKHYLNVAETTREAKRLVVEGKIMVDGRVRKDYKFPVGLMDVISIPSSDLYFRIVPDNIKYLMPVKISKEDAKYKFVRIVNKTTNKNGNIQLNLEDGRNILIPKEKVPEMNYPTLTTLKIEIPSQSIIKSYELSEGKYAIIIGGRNVGLHGVIKTIQYAKYKKRKYSIVTIEQKNGESVQTNLQNVMVIGDSEIDPNVGVR encoded by the coding sequence TTGGCCCACATAACAAGATTTGAAGCTCCTTGGTTCTTAAATTTAAGTAAAAAAGAATATAAGTGGACAATAAGAGCTAATCCAGGTCCTCATAAATTATCAGAAAGTATTCCCTTAGCCTTATTATTGAAACATTACCTAAATGTTGCCGAAACAACAAGAGAAGCGAAGAGGTTAGTTGTTGAAGGAAAGATTATGGTTGATGGAAGAGTTAGAAAAGATTATAAGTTTCCTGTAGGATTAATGGATGTTATTTCAATTCCTTCCTCAGATTTGTACTTTAGGATTGTTCCAGATAACATAAAATACTTAATGCCAGTAAAAATTAGTAAAGAAGATGCAAAATATAAATTTGTTAGAATAGTAAATAAAACAACTAATAAAAATGGAAATATACAATTGAATTTAGAAGATGGAAGAAATATTCTAATTCCGAAAGAAAAAGTACCAGAAATGAACTATCCTACTTTAACAACACTAAAAATTGAAATTCCTTCACAAAGCATAATTAAAAGTTATGAGCTAAGTGAAGGAAAGTATGCTATAATTATTGGTGGTAGAAACGTAGGATTACATGGAGTAATAAAAACTATTCAATATGCTAAATATAAGAAAAGGAAATACAGTATTGTTACTATTGAACAGAAAAATGGAGAATCTGTACAAACTAATTTACAAAATGTTATGGTTATAGGTGATAGCGAAATCGATCCTAATGTAGGGGTGAGATGA
- the secY gene encoding preprotein translocase subunit SecY, which yields MGFVDFLATLGEYLPAVTKPKDRPSLATKLLWSFIAVIVYLVMASIPLYGVTSANSFLSNFLAEEIIFASTQGTLAQLGIGPIITSGLIMQILVGSKLIQMDLAKEEDQARFTEAEKGLAFVFILVESALFGYVFTRTAGNIELSAIVTVQLIVATYIILLLDEMIQKGWGLGSGISLFILAGVTKIMFWDMFGIAAVSNQNLPVGFFPVLISDIVSGKNILSLIVNTSTTTPFQPDLVGLISTIGLIILIIYLTNINIQIPVTTQRLRGIKTTIPLNFLYVSSIPVIFVSVLGADFQLFASLASYISSPASTVLTDIANAFFFPPANVPHSVFALVVDPIGAAIYAVVFIVLSIIFGILWIDVAGLDPATQAQQMVEAGMEIPGMRNSPKVIEGILARYIYPLGFYSSLIVGVIAVLATFLGVYGTGVGILLAVTIAIQYYNLLAYERTLEMYPLLKRIIGE from the coding sequence ATGGGTTTTGTTGATTTTCTTGCTACACTAGGAGAATACTTACCAGCTGTAACTAAACCTAAAGATAGACCTTCTTTGGCAACTAAACTACTTTGGTCGTTTATAGCTGTTATTGTTTATCTAGTAATGGCGTCAATACCACTTTATGGAGTTACCTCAGCAAATTCGTTCTTAAGCAATTTTTTGGCTGAAGAAATTATTTTTGCCTCAACTCAAGGTACATTAGCTCAACTAGGAATAGGTCCTATCATTACTTCTGGTTTAATCATGCAAATATTAGTAGGTTCAAAACTAATTCAAATGGATTTAGCTAAAGAAGAAGATCAAGCTAGATTTACTGAAGCAGAAAAAGGATTAGCTTTCGTTTTCATTCTAGTAGAATCTGCCTTATTTGGTTACGTGTTTACAAGAACTGCTGGTAATATTGAACTATCAGCTATTGTAACTGTACAATTAATTGTTGCCACATATATAATTTTACTTCTAGATGAAATGATTCAAAAAGGATGGGGACTAGGATCTGGAATAAGTCTGTTTATACTAGCTGGTGTAACTAAAATTATGTTTTGGGATATGTTTGGTATTGCAGCAGTTAGTAATCAAAACTTACCAGTAGGTTTCTTCCCCGTGTTAATATCTGATATAGTAAGTGGAAAGAACATACTATCATTAATAGTAAATACGAGCACAACTACACCATTTCAACCAGATCTAGTTGGACTTATTTCTACCATTGGACTAATTATATTAATAATATACCTAACTAACATAAATATACAAATCCCAGTAACTACACAACGATTAAGAGGGATAAAGACTACAATTCCATTAAACTTCTTATATGTTAGTAGTATCCCAGTAATATTTGTAAGTGTTTTAGGTGCTGATTTCCAATTATTTGCATCATTAGCTTCCTATATATCATCTCCTGCCTCTACAGTCTTAACAGATATTGCAAATGCGTTTTTCTTCCCTCCAGCTAATGTCCCACATAGTGTGTTCGCTTTAGTAGTTGATCCAATAGGGGCAGCAATCTATGCAGTTGTGTTTATTGTATTATCCATTATATTCGGTATTCTTTGGATCGATGTCGCTGGTCTTGATCCAGCGACACAAGCACAACAAATGGTTGAAGCTGGAATGGAAATACCAGGAATGAGAAATAGTCCTAAAGTAATAGAAGGAATATTGGCTAGGTATATATATCCGTTAGGTTTCTATAGTTCTCTTATAGTAGGAGTAATCGCTGTGTTAGCAACTTTTCTAGGAGTATATGGAACTGGTGTAGGAATTTTGCTAGCAGTAACCATAGCTATTCAGTACTATAATTTATTAGCTTATGAGAGAACGTTAGAAATGTACCCACTATTAAAGAGAATAATCGGTGAGTAA
- a CDS encoding 50S ribosomal protein L6, protein MKAVHLYEEIEIPQGINVNIEGMKIKVKGPKGEIEKDFSHISGIEIRKEDNKIVVETTFADRRKKAQFYSIIAHIENMFTGVTKGYRYYLKIIYTHFPVTVKVSGNEVQIQNLIGEKNIRRAKIMAGVKVNVKGEDIIVEGQDIEKVGQTAANIELASKITGYDRRVFADGIYIYKKEVIGSEQTD, encoded by the coding sequence ATGAAGGCAGTTCATCTATATGAGGAAATAGAAATTCCACAAGGCATTAATGTAAATATTGAAGGAATGAAGATAAAAGTTAAGGGGCCTAAAGGAGAAATAGAAAAAGACTTTAGTCATATTAGCGGCATAGAAATAAGAAAAGAAGATAATAAAATAGTTGTAGAGACTACTTTTGCTGATAGAAGAAAAAAAGCTCAGTTTTACTCCATAATTGCGCATATAGAAAACATGTTTACTGGTGTTACTAAAGGCTATAGATATTACTTAAAAATTATTTACACGCATTTCCCAGTTACGGTTAAAGTTTCTGGCAACGAAGTCCAAATTCAAAACTTAATTGGAGAGAAAAATATTAGAAGAGCAAAAATAATGGCTGGTGTAAAAGTGAATGTAAAAGGAGAGGATATCATTGTAGAAGGTCAAGATATTGAAAAAGTAGGACAGACCGCGGCTAACATAGAACTTGCATCAAAAATTACTGGTTATGATAGAAGAGTTTTTGCAGATGGCATTTATATTTATAAAAAAGAGGTGATTGGAAGTGAACAAACAGATTAA
- the rpmC gene encoding 50S ribosomal protein L29: MKSKEILGYDIKEINNQTVEQLLEKKKELQGKLNDLQQELLKRKVEARMGTLKNTASIRNLRKDIARILTLLSIINKEIENKKKESKK, translated from the coding sequence ATGAAAAGTAAGGAAATATTAGGTTACGATATAAAAGAGATTAATAACCAAACTGTGGAACAATTACTAGAGAAGAAAAAAGAATTGCAAGGAAAACTAAATGATTTACAACAAGAATTATTAAAAAGGAAAGTTGAAGCTAGAATGGGGACTCTAAAGAATACTGCTTCCATCAGGAATTTAAGAAAAGATATAGCTAGGATATTAACATTACTTTCAATTATAAATAAAGAAATAGAAAATAAAAAGAAGGAGAGTAAAAAATGA
- a CDS encoding 30S ribosomal protein S17, protein MGKKGALVKNIGIEGVNPPSKTCDDINCPFHGTLRVRGIILEGRLIRYRAEKTGVVERDYLFYDTKYKRYERRRSRIHVHIPPCLDVKEGDNVIIAECRPIAKSVSFVVIGKR, encoded by the coding sequence ATGGGTAAAAAAGGTGCCTTAGTAAAAAATATAGGAATTGAAGGAGTAAATCCGCCCTCTAAAACTTGTGATGACATAAATTGTCCATTTCATGGAACCCTAAGAGTGAGAGGAATAATACTAGAGGGAAGACTAATAAGATATAGAGCCGAAAAAACAGGTGTAGTAGAAAGGGATTATTTATTCTATGATACAAAGTATAAGAGATATGAAAGAAGAAGAAGCAGAATCCATGTTCACATACCTCCATGTTTAGATGTTAAAGAAGGAGATAACGTTATAATTGCTGAATGTAGACCTATTGCTAAATCAGTTTCATTTGTGGTTATAGGTAAGAGGTGA
- a CDS encoding 50S ribosomal protein L32e has product MNKQINIRKIKEKIKKVREKKIKFLRYDWDKFYRIGRQETWRKPKGIDNPVRLELKGYQPKVKIGFRSPREIRGLHPSGLIPFYVNNKKDLEKASQMKDKVIVVFSSTIGLKKKLELVEEAKKMGLKIANG; this is encoded by the coding sequence GTGAACAAACAGATTAACATTAGGAAAATCAAAGAAAAAATAAAGAAAGTTAGAGAGAAGAAAATTAAGTTTCTAAGATATGATTGGGATAAGTTTTATAGAATAGGCAGACAAGAGACATGGAGAAAGCCTAAAGGTATAGACAATCCAGTAAGATTAGAACTAAAAGGATATCAGCCAAAAGTAAAAATAGGCTTCAGATCACCAAGGGAAATTAGAGGTTTACATCCCTCGGGTTTAATTCCATTCTATGTTAATAATAAGAAAGACTTGGAAAAAGCATCACAAATGAAAGATAAAGTAATAGTGGTCTTCTCATCAACGATAGGTTTAAAAAAGAAATTAGAATTAGTTGAAGAGGCTAAAAAAATGGGATTAAAAATAGCCAATGGGTGA
- a CDS encoding uL15 family ribosomal protein, with the protein MTVRKEKKSRKYRGYRTHGWGTKGQHRDRGAQGSRQIGMHKEKWSWLVKYGEGWYGKHGFVNPTTKIYNAITMRKLQELIEKGEIKIKDENGKKVIDLTEYRYDKLIGSSGLKIPLVIKVNMASKKAIEKVKELGGQIILTTSE; encoded by the coding sequence ATGACTGTAAGAAAAGAAAAGAAAAGCAGAAAATATAGAGGATATAGGACTCATGGTTGGGGAACAAAAGGACAACATAGAGATAGAGGTGCACAAGGAAGTAGGCAAATTGGAATGCATAAGGAGAAATGGTCATGGTTAGTAAAATATGGAGAAGGATGGTATGGAAAGCATGGATTTGTTAATCCTACAACTAAAATATATAATGCTATTACAATGAGAAAGCTTCAAGAACTTATTGAAAAAGGCGAAATAAAAATAAAGGATGAGAATGGAAAGAAAGTAATTGATTTAACTGAATATAGATATGATAAGCTTATAGGCTCATCTGGACTAAAAATACCACTAGTAATTAAGGTGAATATGGCGAGTAAAAAAGCAATTGAAAAAGTTAAGGAATTAGGAGGACAAATTATATTAACCACAAGTGAATAG
- a CDS encoding 50S ribosomal protein L19e, which translates to MPEFALQRRLAAELTNVGENNVKFNTNYLDDIASAITRDEIRKLIKEGKIIIEKKKGISSGRLKEKKEKRRKRGEKRKSGSRKGPAGARRGKKEQWVLKIRKIRTYLKWLRDNDVIDKKTYRLAYRKAKGNSFRNLSDVKNYLKQLGVKVE; encoded by the coding sequence ATGCCAGAGTTTGCTCTTCAAAGAAGACTTGCAGCAGAGCTTACTAATGTTGGGGAAAATAATGTGAAATTTAATACAAATTACTTAGATGATATAGCCTCAGCTATAACTAGAGATGAGATTAGAAAATTAATAAAAGAAGGAAAAATTATTATAGAGAAAAAGAAAGGTATTAGTAGTGGGAGACTAAAAGAAAAGAAAGAAAAAAGGAGAAAAAGAGGAGAAAAAAGGAAGAGTGGAAGTAGAAAAGGACCAGCTGGAGCAAGAAGAGGTAAGAAAGAGCAATGGGTTCTAAAGATTAGAAAAATAAGAACATACTTGAAATGGCTCAGAGATAATGATGTTATAGATAAGAAAACATATAGATTAGCATATAGAAAAGCTAAAGGAAACTCTTTTAGGAATCTCTCTGATGTAAAAAATTATCTTAAACAATTAGGCGTGAAGGTGGAGTGA
- a CDS encoding 50S ribosomal protein L5 produces MMAETQTVNPMRKLRLEKVTVNIGVGEAGERLQKAYQLLQELTGVKPVYTIAKRTIREFGVRKGAPIGVKVTLRGKKAEEFLNKVLAAVGHRIKASSFDEYGNVSFGIAEHVLIPGTRYDPEIGIFGMDVAITLVRPGFRVARRRRKKAHIPKRHRTVSKEEAMEFLKQNFNVTIVEG; encoded by the coding sequence ATGATGGCAGAAACCCAAACAGTTAATCCCATGAGAAAACTACGACTAGAGAAAGTTACTGTCAATATCGGTGTAGGAGAAGCTGGAGAAAGATTACAAAAAGCATATCAACTTCTTCAAGAACTTACTGGAGTAAAGCCAGTTTATACTATTGCAAAGAGAACAATTAGAGAATTTGGAGTTAGAAAAGGAGCACCTATAGGAGTTAAGGTAACATTGAGGGGTAAAAAAGCTGAAGAATTTCTTAATAAAGTATTAGCTGCTGTAGGTCACAGAATAAAAGCATCCAGTTTTGATGAGTATGGCAATGTAAGTTTCGGAATTGCTGAACATGTTCTTATACCAGGTACTAGATATGATCCAGAGATAGGAATATTTGGAATGGATGTCGCTATAACTTTAGTAAGACCAGGATTTAGAGTAGCAAGAAGAAGAAGAAAAAAAGCTCATATTCCAAAAAGACATAGAACAGTTAGTAAAGAAGAAGCAATGGAATTCCTTAAGCAAAACTTTAATGTAACTATTGTAGAAGGGTGA
- a CDS encoding 30S ribosomal protein S5 yields MAEEVPVINPEEWKPRTKVGQLVKEGKITSMKEIFEKNYPITEPEIVDVLLPKLKYEVMDIKIVQKQTDAGEISKYKVLIIMGNMDGYVSYGTGKAKQLRVAIQKAIKNAKMNIIPVRRGCGSWECTCGEAHSLPFKVYGKAGSVEVLLMPAPKGTGLVVGPALKTLLTYAGIKDAWSLTRGSTYTTENFIKAGYNALYNTYKFVTPVDWMRRK; encoded by the coding sequence ATGGCAGAAGAGGTTCCTGTAATTAACCCAGAAGAATGGAAACCTAGAACAAAAGTAGGTCAGTTAGTTAAAGAAGGAAAAATAACATCTATGAAAGAAATCTTTGAGAAAAATTATCCAATAACAGAGCCAGAAATAGTGGACGTGTTATTACCTAAATTGAAATACGAAGTAATGGACATAAAGATAGTGCAAAAGCAAACTGACGCTGGTGAAATATCTAAGTACAAGGTTTTAATCATAATGGGAAATATGGATGGTTATGTCAGTTATGGTACTGGCAAGGCTAAACAACTAAGAGTAGCTATCCAAAAAGCTATAAAGAATGCTAAAATGAACATAATCCCAGTTAGAAGAGGATGTGGAAGTTGGGAGTGTACCTGTGGCGAAGCTCATAGTTTACCTTTTAAAGTCTATGGAAAGGCTGGAAGTGTTGAGGTTTTACTAATGCCAGCTCCAAAAGGTACTGGGCTTGTAGTTGGTCCAGCTCTAAAAACTTTATTGACTTATGCAGGAATTAAAGATGCATGGTCTTTAACTAGAGGATCTACATATACTACAGAGAACTTTATAAAGGCTGGATATAATGCACTTTATAATACATATAAGTTTGTTACTCCAGTGGATTGGATGAGGAGGAAGTAA
- a CDS encoding 50S ribosomal protein L18, translating to MAHGPNYRVKYRRRREGKTNYYKRYTYVINNTTRLVVRLTNKYVIAQIAKFNPKGDVIVAAAHSMELAKKFGWKGDLNNTPAAYLTGYLLGVRALKAGIKEAVADIGLFVPVKGSRIFTAIKGAIDAGLSIPVGDLGIKEDRIKGVHIASYAQKLEAENPELFKRLFSKYLERGLHPKDLPSHFEEILNKIKSGGA from the coding sequence ATGGCACATGGTCCTAATTATAGAGTAAAGTATAGGAGAAGAAGAGAAGGAAAAACTAATTATTATAAGAGATATACATATGTTATAAACAACACCACAAGGTTAGTAGTAAGATTAACGAACAAATACGTAATAGCACAAATTGCTAAGTTTAATCCAAAAGGAGATGTTATTGTAGCTGCAGCACATTCTATGGAGCTTGCTAAGAAATTTGGCTGGAAAGGAGATCTGAACAACACACCTGCTGCCTATTTAACTGGATACTTATTAGGTGTTAGGGCCTTAAAGGCTGGTATAAAAGAAGCTGTGGCTGACATTGGACTTTTCGTGCCTGTAAAAGGTAGTAGGATATTTACAGCTATTAAAGGGGCTATTGACGCTGGTCTCAGCATCCCAGTAGGAGATCTGGGTATAAAAGAGGATAGAATAAAAGGAGTTCATATAGCATCTTATGCCCAGAAATTAGAAGCTGAAAATCCTGAATTATTCAAGAGATTATTTTCTAAGTATTTAGAAAGGGGATTGCATCCTAAAGATCTTCCTTCACACTTTGAAGAGATATTAAATAAAATTAAATCTGGTGGAGCATAA
- a CDS encoding 50S ribosomal protein L30: protein MTRLLGIIRIRGYADTPWYIQDTLKMLRLPRRFNAMVYEDSPSIRGMLKIAEPYITWGELNEEGLKLLLTRLHTKIGNLKITDDILKSQLKIESYNLFVKKIMDGEIKLHKLDDYFKLPIRLHPPSGGFKGKINRPFGVKGEFGYRGEKINELIKRMV, encoded by the coding sequence ATGACTAGACTTTTAGGAATTATTAGAATAAGAGGATATGCAGACACTCCCTGGTATATCCAGGATACATTGAAAATGCTAAGATTACCAAGAAGATTTAATGCGATGGTGTATGAAGATTCGCCATCCATTAGAGGAATGTTAAAAATAGCTGAACCTTACATAACATGGGGAGAACTAAATGAAGAAGGACTTAAATTACTTCTAACTAGATTACATACTAAAATAGGTAATCTTAAAATAACAGATGACATACTTAAAAGTCAACTAAAAATAGAAAGTTATAATTTATTTGTAAAGAAGATTATGGACGGAGAAATAAAACTGCATAAACTTGATGATTATTTTAAATTGCCTATACGACTTCACCCACCAAGTGGTGGTTTTAAAGGAAAAATAAATAGACCTTTTGGTGTTAAAGGTGAATTTGGTTATAGAGGAGAAAAAATTAATGAACTAATTAAGAGGATGGTATAA
- the cedA1 gene encoding DNA import protein CedA1, producing the protein MTLLSFIENLNSTITEVAWSIFVLAWAVGWALRGSPIPIFRIKRGGQDLIEDAIIAAFFLAIGSTIFYFISYIASQV; encoded by the coding sequence ATGACGCTCTTAAGTTTCATTGAGAATCTAAATAGTACTATAACTGAAGTGGCATGGAGTATATTTGTATTAGCTTGGGCTGTAGGATGGGCCTTACGAGGATCCCCAATTCCAATTTTCAGAATTAAGAGAGGAGGACAAGACCTCATAGAAGATGCAATAATCGCAGCTTTCTTTTTAGCTATAGGCAGTACTATATTCTATTTCATATCTTATATAGCATCACAGGTGTAA
- the cmk gene encoding (d)CMP kinase, whose product MIIVISGPPGSGKSTVAKILSKNLSLKYISAGHIFRELAEKEGLSLLELNKKAEENFEIDKKIDREIFRIASTEKNIIIESHIGGWLLKDIADITVYLNASLETRASRIAKRDNIPFTKAIEQIIEREESHSRRFLVYYGIDLSDLSVFDLVINTDNLQPEEISKIIEAYLNFMLAKNIH is encoded by the coding sequence ATGATTATTGTTATAAGCGGCCCTCCAGGTAGTGGAAAGTCTACAGTAGCTAAAATCTTGTCCAAGAATCTATCCTTGAAATATATTTCTGCAGGGCATATATTTAGAGAATTAGCTGAAAAAGAGGGATTAAGCTTATTAGAACTTAATAAAAAAGCTGAAGAAAATTTTGAAATAGATAAGAAAATTGATAGAGAAATTTTTAGAATAGCATCTACTGAAAAGAATATTATTATTGAATCTCATATAGGAGGTTGGTTATTAAAAGATATAGCTGATATTACAGTGTATTTAAATGCTAGCCTAGAAACCAGAGCTAGTCGAATTGCAAAACGTGATAATATTCCTTTTACTAAAGCAATAGAACAAATTATTGAAAGAGAAGAAAGTCATTCTAGAAGATTTTTAGTTTATTATGGTATTGATTTATCCGATTTATCTGTTTTTGATTTAGTTATAAATACAGATAATTTACAACCAGAGGAAATCAGTAAAATAATAGAAGCATACCTCAATTTTATGTTAGCAAAAAATATTCATTAA
- the rplX gene encoding 50S ribosomal protein L24 produces the protein MVSHKPSKQRLLLYNLPKHQRHKLLTAKLSKELQQQYGIKRLAIRKGDTVKVMRGDKDVLNFEGKVVEVNRKTGRIAIEGLTRKKADGTPVYRWIHASKVIITKLDLSDAKRKEIIERKRKAREEYLKKKEQTTEAK, from the coding sequence TTGGTCTCTCATAAACCATCAAAACAAAGATTACTACTCTATAATTTACCCAAACATCAAAGGCATAAATTATTGACAGCAAAATTATCTAAGGAACTACAACAACAATATGGCATAAAGAGATTAGCAATTAGAAAAGGAGACACTGTTAAAGTTATGAGAGGAGACAAAGATGTACTAAATTTTGAAGGAAAAGTAGTAGAGGTTAATAGAAAAACTGGAAGGATAGCTATTGAAGGATTAACAAGAAAAAAAGCTGATGGAACCCCAGTTTATAGATGGATTCACGCTTCAAAAGTAATAATTACTAAATTAGACCTATCTGATGCAAAAAGGAAAGAAATCATAGAAAGGAAAAGAAAAGCAAGAGAAGAATATTTAAAGAAGAAAGAACAAACTACGGAGGCGAAATGA
- a CDS encoding 50S ribosomal protein L14: MPEKLQVLGSRKGLTPGLQHYTTVTVADNSGAKEAVIIGIYGYKGVLRRIPFANIADLVMVSVRKGTPEVRKQKFKAVIVRQRMPFRRPDGTWIAFEDNAVVIVNPDGTPKGTEIRGPIAKEAAERWPKVASIATMVI, from the coding sequence ATGCCTGAAAAACTCCAGGTTTTAGGTAGTAGAAAAGGACTCACACCCGGATTACAACATTATACTACAGTAACTGTTGCAGATAATAGTGGTGCTAAAGAAGCTGTGATTATAGGTATTTATGGCTACAAAGGAGTATTAAGAAGAATACCTTTTGCGAATATAGCTGATTTAGTGATGGTTTCAGTTAGAAAAGGTACTCCAGAAGTTAGAAAACAGAAATTTAAAGCTGTAATAGTTAGACAAAGAATGCCATTTAGAAGACCAGATGGAACATGGATTGCTTTTGAAGATAATGCAGTAGTAATAGTAAACCCCGATGGAACACCTAAAGGTACTGAGATAAGAGGACCGATTGCAAAAGAAGCTGCAGAAAGATGGCCTAAAGTTGCAAGTATTGCGACAATGGTGATTTAA
- a CDS encoding 30S ribosomal protein S14: MGKYKPPAERKYGRGVQVCRRCGSRDSVIQKYGLYLCRQCFREVAYEMGFKKTR; the protein is encoded by the coding sequence ATGGGTAAATATAAGCCTCCAGCTGAGAGAAAATATGGAAGAGGAGTACAAGTTTGTAGAAGGTGCGGTAGTAGAGATTCTGTTATTCAAAAATATGGATTATACTTATGTAGACAGTGTTTTAGAGAAGTAGCTTATGAAATGGGATTTAAGAAAACGAGGTGA
- a CDS encoding 50S ribosomal protein L34e has translation MPNPHYRSTSYRKIHTKLPSGESTVHYERRKNNRAVCAICKKPLQGVKTNSLYKYSKTEKRPERIYGGHICHKCLETLIKQTLRGSS, from the coding sequence ATGCCTAATCCTCATTATCGTTCTACATCTTATAGAAAAATTCATACAAAATTGCCCTCTGGAGAATCAACAGTACATTATGAAAGAAGAAAAAATAATAGGGCAGTTTGTGCTATATGTAAAAAACCTCTTCAAGGTGTAAAGACAAATTCATTATATAAGTATTCTAAAACTGAAAAAAGACCAGAAAGAATATATGGAGGTCATATTTGTCATAAATGCCTTGAGACCTTAATCAAGCAAACTTTGAGAGGAAGTTCATGA